The window TCCGGGATAACGACATGCATAAAACAAAGGACCAAAGCACATAGCTTTCACGAAATCGCCGGCAGCGCGACGCGGCGCTGCCGGCGTAAGTCGTCAATCTCGGCAGAATGGGAAGTCACAGCTCATGAATCATTCCGCTCCGGCTCTGGTCGCTGCGCAAGTCAACGCGCGGAAGAAAAGATGGCTTCGTTACAGCACCTTGAGGAAACTGGTGCCGTATTTCTACGTGTCGCCGGCGACCTTTTTGCTGGTTCTGCTGATGCTGTTCCCCATGGTGATGGTCTTCAAATATTCACTGATGGACGGCGCCATCATGAAAAAGGACGCTGCATTCGCCGGCGTCCAGAATTACCTGACCATCTTCGAAAATCCGGTCTTCTGGCAATCGGTCGGCCAGACGATGTATTTCACGATCATGAGCGTCGTCTTCCACTTCATCATCGGTCTCGCCTTCGCGCTCCTGTTGAACACCAACCGCGTCGATCCGCTGATCAGGAGCATCCTGCGTGTGCTCTTCATCCTGCCGTGGCTGTTCACGGCCGTCATCATAGCCATCATCTGGCGCCTGCTGCTCGACCCGAACGGCGTCGTCAACAGCGTGCTGATGGCGCTCCATATCATCAATTTCAAGATCGAGTGGTTCTCCTCGACCCACACCGCCATTCATGCCCTAACCTTTGCAAACATCTGGGCGGGTTATCCGCTCTACATGGTCAGCCTGCTCGCCGGCCTCCAGGGCATTTCGAAGGAGCTTTACGAGGCGGCCGGGATCGACGGCGCCAATGAATTGGAAAAATTCTGGTACATCACCATTCCACAGCTGATGCCGATCATTATCAGCATCGCGCTTCTCGACTTCATCTGGACGATGCAGGTTTTTCCGCTCGTCTGGATGACGACGGGCGGCGGCCCGATCTACTCGACGGAGGTTCTGTCCACCTTCACCTACAAGCTCGCCTTCTCCCAGTATGAATTTTCGCTGGCTTCGGCGAGTGCGATGATCATCCTCATCATTTCGATGAGCGTCACCTACTTCTACATCAAACACCAGCAGCGCAGGTGACCGCCATGGCAAAGCGTTCCTTCAAAAGCTCGACCCTGCCGACCATCCTGACCTATCTCGGGCTGGCGGTCGGCCTCGTCTTTTCGACCTTTCCGATCGTCTGGATGTTTTTCAGCTCGCTGAAATCGAACACGGAAATCTTCGCCCTTCCGCCGCGGCTTCTGCCGCAGGATTTCACCGTGGCCGCCTATCTGACGATCTTCAACGATCCGGTGAAGGTGCGGTTCTTCATCAACAGCTACTTCGTCGCCGGCGTCGTCACCTGCCTGACCCTCGTCATCGCCATCCTGACCGCCTACGGCTTCAGCCGCTATTCGTTCCGCTTCAAGAACACCTTGAACATCTTCATCATCAGCACCCAGACCGTTCCACCGATCACGCTTCTCATCCCCTATTTCGGCATGGTCGTTGCCTTCAGGATCTTCGACACCTATCTGGCCCTGATCCTCACCTACATGGTCTTCACACTGCCTTATGCAGTCCTGCTGATGACGGGCTATCTCAACACCTTGCCGAAAGAGCTGGATGAGGCCGTGCTTGTCGATGGCGGCTCGAGCTGGACAGCGCTTTGGCGTGTCATCGTGCCCGTCTCCATCCCCGGGATCGTCGCCACTGCGGTCTACACGTTTCTGCTGGCGTGGAACGAATTCCTCTTCGCCCTGACGCTGACAAAGTCGATGGATCTCAGAACCGTTCCGATCGGCATCCAGCTGCTGATGGGCCAGCACGCCTTTGAGTGGAATGAAATGATGGCGATGAGCGTGCTCGGCTCCCTCCCCCTGCTGGTGCTGTACCTGGTTGCCCAACGCTATTTCCTGGCGGGCATGACCGCCGGCTCGGTCAAAAGCTGAGGGAGGACCAATTCGTCTTAGGCGTTGATGTCCGCCACGGCTTATTGCGAAGCTTCGCCGACCGCGTGCAGGATCGAGCGGGCAATATCGGCAAAGCCAAGTCCGGCGGGCTGCGAGGAGACCCACTTCGGCGCGAATTGCAGGTGCGGTAGGACCGGGATGATGTTGTTGACCCCGAAGGAATTGCGGATAAAGCCGAACATCGGCGCATCGTTTCGAGAGTCGCCGACGAAGGCGGTCACGGTGGGCGTCTCAGTCGGGTCGACACCAAACAGGCCGGTTAGAACCCGCTCGCTCATCGATCTCTTGTTGTAGTCGCCGATCCAGGTGTTGATGTGGATGGAGCTGATCGCCACCGTTCCGCCCATAGCTCTGATGCTGGACGCCAGATCTTCGACCTCGTGCGGATCGTGACCCTGTATGTCGATTGCGACATCCGCCAGCCGGAAGACCTGGTCGTGGGCGATCCTGAACGGCCCGCGCTTTTGCGTGATCAGCGCTTTGATCGCCTGCAGGTGCCGGCGTTGGCGCTCGCCCTGCAGGACGCCATCCTCCCAATAATCGAAGACGACGTCGCCATCCCGGCGGGTGACGCAATATGCGCCGCTTTCGCCGATGACGGCGGCCACCGGCCAGGCGCGGACGATATGTTCGCACCAGCCGGCTGAGCCGCCCGTGACCGGCACGACGGCAATGCCGGCCCGACTGAGATCCCACAGAGCCTCATAGGTCTGCGGCAGAAGTTTGCCCTCTGTCGTCAGCGTATCGTCGATGTCGGTGAACAGGTAGCGCACGTCCTGTAGCTCCCGCGCCGATGGCGCCAGGTCCACGTAGCTCATGTCGTCTCCTCGCTGCATGTCACCACGTCCAACCCGCTTTCGGCGAGGGCATTGGCGGCCGACGCTTCGCCGGGCAGCCGATCCGTGTAGAAACGGGTGAGTTTGCTGAACGGCGCAACCCGCACGGAGGCGGTGCGCGTCCACTTGCTGACGTCTGCGGCGAGAATCTGCGTTTGTGAATTTTCAAGAAGCGCGTTGGTGATCTGGGCTTCGCTGTAGCTGAAATCCATCAGGCCGGTGAGCGGGCTCAGAGCGCCTGCGCCGACCACGGCGTGGGTTGCATAGAATTTTTCGACGAACCGGATCACATCCGTGCCGACCACGTCGCGGTCATCGTGTCGCAAAAGACCCCCGGTCAAATGGACCTCGACACTCGGGGCGTCGCACAGGCTCAAGGCGACATGGATGTTGTTGGTGATCACCGTCAGACCCTGGTGATCGCGCAACGCGTCGGCAACGAATTGCACCGTACTGCCGATGCCGAGAAACACGGTCGCCTCCGCCCCGATGTCGGCGGCGACGCGTTTTGCGATAAGCCGCTTGGCCCGCCGGTTGAGCTGGGCGCGGGCATTGAGCGAGATGTTGCTGCCCTCGACCGGCAGGTCGACGCCGCCATGGAAGCGGCGCGCATGCCCCAGATCGCATAAGGCATTGATATCGCGCCGAATGGTCTGCGTCGTCAGATCGTATCGACGTGCCAGCTCCTCGATGTACTGAACACCTTCGATCTCGATCAGCGCAAGGATTTCGCGTTGTCGGCTCGATATGATCCGCTGCCCCATCGCCGCTCCTTAGGTGAGGTAGACACTGGGGTCGTCTGTTATCACGCCGGTCAAACCCGCGTCCCAGAAAGATGCGAGCCGCCTTGGGTCGTTGCAGGTCCACGCCCGCACCTTGATGCCGCAACGAACGGCCTCTTCGAGAAACCCGATACTGAGAGCCTTATAGTCAAGATGGATGGTCGTTGCCGGGATCGACCGAAGGATATCCAGCCAATCCGCGGGCACCTTGCTCCACAGCATGGCGAGCTCGTAACTTGGATCGAGCGCATGCATTCCTTTCAGCGCAGCCGCATCAAAGCTCGAGATCATGATCCTGGTGTGCGGCGCCCGTGCCTTCAGATGCTGATCGACGACATTGACCAGCTGGTCGAGCGATTTGTGATGGGCATGCTGCTTGATCTCGACATTGGCGTTGAGGCCAAATTCGCCGAGGGCCGAGACGACCCGCGCCAGCGTCGGCAGCGGTTCGCCCTTGAACTGCGGGCCGAACCATTCGCCGGCGTCGATGGCCTTGAGATCCGACGCCGTGAGGTCGGCAAGATTTCCCTTTGACGACGAGCAGCGATCGATTGAAACATCGTGGATCACCGCCGGGGTGCCATCGCCAAGAAGGGCAACGTCGAGTTCGACCCATTCCGCGCCTTGTTCGGCGGCTGCCCGAAAGGCAGCAATGGTATTTTCGGGCGCCACGGCAGAGGCGCCCCGATGCGCCTGAATTTCACTGCGTGGCGGGCCGGATCGCGGCTCTACGGTCGTCATCGTCTCATCTCTTTCGTCGTCTTCTGCTGGATGAAGAAATAAAAATCCCGCGTCAATCCGTGCGTTTTCCGGTATTGCTGTTAAAAGGGTGCATCGCATCAACACGGGCGAAAACGTCGATATTCGCATTCTCGGCAAAGTCCGGCCGGCCCGGCACCGTCAGGACGACTGTCCGCTGGCTCTCACCCAACCGCACATGCAGATGGCTTTCTCCGCCGATCGGCTCGAGCAGCTCGACCGTCGCATTCAGGCGAACCGTCGGCTCCGCCGGCTCGGTGACGAGCAACGCGTCGGGGCGAAGGCCGACCATGTCGGTGCCGGCGGGCAATGCCAGGGTACCTGCCCTGTCGGCGGCCCTGAGCACGTCGACCGGCACAAGGTTCATAGGCGGCGAGCCGATGAAGCTGGCGACAAACAAACTCGCCGGTCGATCGTAGACCGCCACCGGCGTGCCGACCTGTTCGACGAGGCCTCCGTTCATCACCACCAGCCGGTCCGCAAGGGTCATCGCTTCAAGCTGGTCGTGGGTGACGTAGATGCTGGTGGTCTTCAGACGCCGTTGCAGCCGGCGAATTTCGACGCGCATCTGCACCCGCAATTTGGCATCGAGATTGGAGAGCGGCTCGTCGAACAGAAAGGCGGCCGGCTCGCGGACGATGGCGCGTCCCATCGCCACACGCTGGCGCTGTCCTCCGGAGAGTTCGCGCGGCTTGCGATCCAACATCGGTCCGATTTCCAGGATCTCGGCGGCCTCCGCCACGCGGCGGTTGATTTCCGCCCGTTCGGTGCCGCGGTTTTTCAAACCATATTCGAGATTTCCGCGCACGGTCATATGTGGATAAAGCGCATAGTTTTGGAAGACCATCGCAATGTCGCGGTCGGCCGGCTCCGCCTTGTTGACATTGCGGCCGGCAATCTCGACATCGCCTTCGCTGATCGTTTCCAGCCCGGCGACCATGCGAAGCAGGGTTGACTTTCCACAGCCGGAGGGGCCGACGAGCACGATCAGTTCGCCGTCTGCAACCGACAGGTTAATGCCTTTGACAGCCGGAACGGCACCATAGTTCTTCTTGACGTCGATGATATTGATCGTGGCCATTTCATTTCTCCGTTTCGACCAGGCCTTTGACAAAAAGGCGTTGCATGGCGACGATGACGAGGACGGGTGGCAGGGCGGCCAGAATGACCGCTGCCATCACGAGGTTCCAGCGCGGCTCGGCATCGGCAACCGCTGCCATGCGCTGAATTCCCATGACGACGGTATAGAAGCTCTGGTCGGTGGTGATGATGAGTGGCCAGAGATACTGGTTCCAGCCGAGCACGAACAGGATGATGAACAGGGCGGCGATATTGGTGATCGACAGCGGCAGCAGAATATCGCGGAAGAACTTCATCGGCCCTGCCCCGTCGACACGCGCGGCCTCCATCAACTCGTCAGGCACCGTCAGAAAGAACTGGCGAAACAGGAAGGTCGCCGTTGCCGAGGCGATCAGCGGAATGATGAGGCCGCCGTAATTGTTCAGCATTCCGAGGTCGGCGACGACCTTGTAGGTCGGCACGATACGCACCTCGACCGGCAGCATCAGCGTGATGAAGATCATCCAGAATGCCAGGGTCCGGAACGGAAACCGGAAATAGACGATGGCAAAGGCCGAAAGGATCGAGATGGCGATCTTCCCGACGGCGACGCCGACCGCCATGATCAGCGAGTTGATCATCATCGGCCCGATCGGCGGCGCTCCCGAGCTTGTCATCCCCGACGACAGCATCGTCGAATAGTTCTCGATGATGTGGCTTCCCGGGGTCAGCGGCACGACGCCCGACAAAAAGTCATTGGGCCCGTGGCTCGATGCGATGAAAGCGACGTAAACGGGAAACACCACGATCGTGACACCGAGGATCAGCACAAGATGGGCCAGGAAATTCAGAAAAGGGCGATTTTCAACCATCCTTGGGCTCCCTCAATATTGCACGCGGCGTTCGATGAAGCGGAACTGCACCGCCGTCAGGGCGACGACGATCACCATCAGAATGACGGACTGCGCCGCCGACGAGCCCAGATTCAGACCGATGAAACCGTCGAAATAGACCTTGTAGACCAGGATCTCGGTTGCGCGCGCCGGCCCGCCCTGGGTGGTGGCATGAACGATGCCGAACGTATCGAACATCGCGTAAACGATATTGATGACGATCAGATAGAAGGTCGTCGGCGAGATCAGCGGGAAGACGATCGTCCAGAAACGCTTGGTAGGTCCGGCCCCATCGATGGCGCCGGCTTCCTGAAGCGAGCGCGGCACGGATTGCAGCGCAGCCAGGAAAAACAGGAAGTTATAGGATATCTGTTTCCAGGTGGCGGCGATCACGATCAGGATCATCGCGTCGTTGGGATTGATCAGATGGTTCCAATCGACGCCCATCGACCGCAGCATATAGGCGACGATGCCGATCGACGGATTGAACATGAACCACCAGAGAATACCGGCAATCGCCGGGGCGACGGCATAGGGCCAAATCAGCAGGGTCGAATAAATTCGGGAGGTGCGGAGCACGCGCATTGCCGCGGCCGCTAGGAGCAGCGCGATCGACGTCGACAGCACCGTCACCAGAATGGCGAAGATCAGCGTGTGGCCGAAGGCATTGATATAGATCGGATCGGCAAAAAGCCGCCGGTAGTTTTCGAACCAGACGAAGTTCGTTTTGAAGCCGAAGGCATCCTCGCGCAGGAAGGATTGCCAGAAGGCCGTTGCCGCAGGCCAGAGAAAAAATACCACGGTCACGAAAATCTGGGGGGCAATGAGCAGGTAAGGCAAAAGCTTGTTGGGAAATACGGTCCGTTTGGTTTGCATGAGCCCTCACACTGACGGATGGGAAACGGGGGCCGGTCTTTCGCCAGCCCCCGTCGCGGTGTCCATTAGTTGGCGGACTCGAAATCGCGAAGCTGTTCGTTGCCGCGTGCGACGACTGAATCGACCGCTTCCTTCGCCGTCTTCTTTCCA is drawn from Rhizobium sp. N324 and contains these coding sequences:
- a CDS encoding glycerophosphoryl diester phosphodiesterase; translation: MTTVEPRSGPPRSEIQAHRGASAVAPENTIAAFRAAAEQGAEWVELDVALLGDGTPAVIHDVSIDRCSSSKGNLADLTASDLKAIDAGEWFGPQFKGEPLPTLARVVSALGEFGLNANVEIKQHAHHKSLDQLVNVVDQHLKARAPHTRIMISSFDAAALKGMHALDPSYELAMLWSKVPADWLDILRSIPATTIHLDYKALSIGFLEEAVRCGIKVRAWTCNDPRRLASFWDAGLTGVITDDPSVYLT
- the ugpE gene encoding sn-glycerol-3-phosphate ABC transporter permease UgpE, translated to MVENRPFLNFLAHLVLILGVTIVVFPVYVAFIASSHGPNDFLSGVVPLTPGSHIIENYSTMLSSGMTSSGAPPIGPMMINSLIMAVGVAVGKIAISILSAFAIVYFRFPFRTLAFWMIFITLMLPVEVRIVPTYKVVADLGMLNNYGGLIIPLIASATATFLFRQFFLTVPDELMEAARVDGAGPMKFFRDILLPLSITNIAALFIILFVLGWNQYLWPLIITTDQSFYTVVMGIQRMAAVADAEPRWNLVMAAVILAALPPVLVIVAMQRLFVKGLVETEK
- a CDS encoding HAD-IIB family hydrolase yields the protein MSYVDLAPSARELQDVRYLFTDIDDTLTTEGKLLPQTYEALWDLSRAGIAVVPVTGGSAGWCEHIVRAWPVAAVIGESGAYCVTRRDGDVVFDYWEDGVLQGERQRRHLQAIKALITQKRGPFRIAHDQVFRLADVAIDIQGHDPHEVEDLASSIRAMGGTVAISSIHINTWIGDYNKRSMSERVLTGLFGVDPTETPTVTAFVGDSRNDAPMFGFIRNSFGVNNIIPVLPHLQFAPKWVSSQPAGLGFADIARSILHAVGEASQ
- a CDS encoding carbohydrate ABC transporter permease, with the translated sequence MNHSAPALVAAQVNARKKRWLRYSTLRKLVPYFYVSPATFLLVLLMLFPMVMVFKYSLMDGAIMKKDAAFAGVQNYLTIFENPVFWQSVGQTMYFTIMSVVFHFIIGLAFALLLNTNRVDPLIRSILRVLFILPWLFTAVIIAIIWRLLLDPNGVVNSVLMALHIINFKIEWFSSTHTAIHALTFANIWAGYPLYMVSLLAGLQGISKELYEAAGIDGANELEKFWYITIPQLMPIIISIALLDFIWTMQVFPLVWMTTGGGPIYSTEVLSTFTYKLAFSQYEFSLASASAMIILIISMSVTYFYIKHQQRR
- the ugpA gene encoding sn-glycerol-3-phosphate ABC transporter permease UgpA, translating into MQTKRTVFPNKLLPYLLIAPQIFVTVVFFLWPAATAFWQSFLREDAFGFKTNFVWFENYRRLFADPIYINAFGHTLIFAILVTVLSTSIALLLAAAAMRVLRTSRIYSTLLIWPYAVAPAIAGILWWFMFNPSIGIVAYMLRSMGVDWNHLINPNDAMILIVIAATWKQISYNFLFFLAALQSVPRSLQEAGAIDGAGPTKRFWTIVFPLISPTTFYLIVINIVYAMFDTFGIVHATTQGGPARATEILVYKVYFDGFIGLNLGSSAAQSVILMVIVVALTAVQFRFIERRVQY
- a CDS encoding sn-glycerol-3-phosphate import ATP-binding protein UgpC gives rise to the protein MATINIIDVKKNYGAVPAVKGINLSVADGELIVLVGPSGCGKSTLLRMVAGLETISEGDVEIAGRNVNKAEPADRDIAMVFQNYALYPHMTVRGNLEYGLKNRGTERAEINRRVAEAAEILEIGPMLDRKPRELSGGQRQRVAMGRAIVREPAAFLFDEPLSNLDAKLRVQMRVEIRRLQRRLKTTSIYVTHDQLEAMTLADRLVVMNGGLVEQVGTPVAVYDRPASLFVASFIGSPPMNLVPVDVLRAADRAGTLALPAGTDMVGLRPDALLVTEPAEPTVRLNATVELLEPIGGESHLHVRLGESQRTVVLTVPGRPDFAENANIDVFARVDAMHPFNSNTGKRTD
- a CDS encoding carbohydrate ABC transporter permease, giving the protein MAKRSFKSSTLPTILTYLGLAVGLVFSTFPIVWMFFSSLKSNTEIFALPPRLLPQDFTVAAYLTIFNDPVKVRFFINSYFVAGVVTCLTLVIAILTAYGFSRYSFRFKNTLNIFIISTQTVPPITLLIPYFGMVVAFRIFDTYLALILTYMVFTLPYAVLLMTGYLNTLPKELDEAVLVDGGSSWTALWRVIVPVSIPGIVATAVYTFLLAWNEFLFALTLTKSMDLRTVPIGIQLLMGQHAFEWNEMMAMSVLGSLPLLVLYLVAQRYFLAGMTAGSVKS
- a CDS encoding DeoR/GlpR family DNA-binding transcription regulator yields the protein MGQRIISSRQREILALIEIEGVQYIEELARRYDLTTQTIRRDINALCDLGHARRFHGGVDLPVEGSNISLNARAQLNRRAKRLIAKRVAADIGAEATVFLGIGSTVQFVADALRDHQGLTVITNNIHVALSLCDAPSVEVHLTGGLLRHDDRDVVGTDVIRFVEKFYATHAVVGAGALSPLTGLMDFSYSEAQITNALLENSQTQILAADVSKWTRTASVRVAPFSKLTRFYTDRLPGEASAANALAESGLDVVTCSEETT